The genomic window CTACAACGTCAACTCCATCGCCCTGCGGGTTCCCAAGGCCGATCTGGCGCTCAAGGGCAACGTCAGCCGCAACCCGGTCGTCGGCATCTGGAGCACCACCTCGCGGATCGGCGCGAGCATGAAGGGCAAGCCGGGCAAGCTCCAGCAGGTGTCCCGCCTGGGCATGCCGCTGGTGAACGAGGCCGTCATCCCGGCGGGCCGCAAGAACGAGTTCAACGCCAGCGTGCCGACCGGTGACACCAAGTTCCTCTCCCACGTCACCAGCCCCGAGATCCCGAAGCTGATCGAGGCCATCTACAAGATCCCGGCCCCGGCCACGCCGCGTAAGGACCTGGTCGAGGTGTTCCTGACCGGTGTCTGCAAGGACTGCGGCCCGATCGCCGCCGACCTCAACTCGCAGTTGCTCAACAAGGACGTCGTCAAGAAGTCGTTCCGCCCGAGCGAGCAGCTGCGCCTCAACATGGCCGTGGCGCCCGCCGAGAACCCGAACCGGTTCGGCGTCATCGGCGGTGACCTGGCCGGGTTCCCGAACGGCCGCCGGCTCACCGACGACGTCATCGACGTGACCCTGCAGGCGGCCGAAGGCATCCTGCTGCCGGACCCGCCGGCCGCGGTCAAGACCCTGGGCGACGGTGTCGACGCCAACAGCGCCGGCTTCCGGAGCCACTTCCCGTACGTCGCGCTGCCCAACGAGGTAAGCGTCAACCAGCAGTAGTGATGCCCCGGCCACCGCGTGTCAGAACGCGCGGTGGCCGGGCTGCGCTCCCAGCCGCCGGGTCAGCGCGGTGTACCGGCGGCCGGCGCCGACCGTGCGGACCGCGGCGGCCAGGGCCCGGCGGGAGCCGACCAGCACCACCAGCTTCTTGGCCCGGGTGATCGCGGTGTAGAGCAGGTTGCGCTGCAGCATCATCCAGGCACTGGTGGTCAGCGGAATGATCACGGCCGGGTACTCGGAACCCTGGGAGCGGTGGATGGTGATCGCATAGGCGTGGGCCAGCTCGTCCAGCTCGTCGAAGTCGTAGTCGATCACTTCGTCCTCGTCCGTTCGTACCGCAAGGGTCTGCTCGTCGGTCGACAACGCCGTGACGACGCCGACCGTGCCGTTGAAGACCCCCGCGACCCCCTTGTCATAGTTGTTGCGGATCTGGGTGACCTTGTCGCCGATCCGGAACACCCGCCCGCCCATCCGAC from Actinoplanes derwentensis includes these protein-coding regions:
- a CDS encoding DUF4331 domain-containing protein — encoded protein: MKTVLRVAALGVSVACVASLAPVQSNASSHREAPLIAGTPGLDNTDLYAFVSPDAPETVTVVANWQPFEEPNGGPNFYTFAEKTAYDINIDNNGDAKADITYRYTFRTSYRNAGTFLYNTGPVTSLSDGDLNLRQSYSLDRITSAGTKKVLKTARVAPSFTGKASMPNYATVSDEAVTSAGGGVTSFAGQADDPFFADLRVFDLLYGGDLSEVGQDSLRGYNVNSIALRVPKADLALKGNVSRNPVVGIWSTTSRIGASMKGKPGKLQQVSRLGMPLVNEAVIPAGRKNEFNASVPTGDTKFLSHVTSPEIPKLIEAIYKIPAPATPRKDLVEVFLTGVCKDCGPIAADLNSQLLNKDVVKKSFRPSEQLRLNMAVAPAENPNRFGVIGGDLAGFPNGRRLTDDVIDVTLQAAEGILLPDPPAAVKTLGDGVDANSAGFRSHFPYVALPNEVSVNQQ